The following coding sequences lie in one Arachis hypogaea cultivar Tifrunner chromosome 4, arahy.Tifrunner.gnm2.J5K5, whole genome shotgun sequence genomic window:
- the LOC112744826 gene encoding fanconi-associated nuclease 1 homolog isoform X2 produces MLTGRESLVRLIGKRRRFLPNRHSILSQTLPPNQSCFDICSDNSGSGIQLGKDDDLKRLKSFGDNEHENALSSSSVVDCPVCGSKIPGNNNEINSHLDACLLRGTKRKLTQRTLLQLNFSPVLSKVKIVPDELVESDNPGIVPLSPPETIAREEIEDSGSEELTGKESLLIDSEIDCMVSSSSFCPKNEMAELPMDDCKPDTFEATLDTFIVGRRYADREEISPGLTIALSRDPYNVKDSNAIKVVSSDSAGCKLLGFLPRELAQYISPLVDEYGFRFLGSVISVPENSLENVPIRLQRTSDGERNYGDETFNCLWRKAQSVSRNPPQSAKYQLNFCLMLQEVLRNNTHLLTEDEKTYLESFTLLSNDSQRIFIRLYTRKGPWFRMSSISYPEIMDVHKAVKELDEKGYMCSMEEAHQLSESDVSDILNILSVSELREIWRMLEKSCGRGMKKQDLVSSLVSTYADGLCPGLSIMIMNRTGSCVRISSKAESLIWRTERLFFLNGEQDLSSFLLVDMGKVKYPTYNCILSESVFSNRRDLLSYEEIMDEALGANRTDTVLRCIKIAESHISAALPIQYLTSESVITIRHLFTASWVYSKVVILGISFLEQERRYRDAIDLLKWLLNCFTCDVRRGYWTLRLSVDLEHLGYTEESLQVAENGLLDPWVRAGSRMALQRRVVRLGKPPRRWKVPSFSRSAMRKIPEVYVQGRPINSDLGAKSRFYNEEGEQCGVEELALYYYAGEGGGWQGVHTESGIWLTIFGLLMWDVIFADVPNVFYTRFQNAPLDLGTDSFYSVRKSSIESHLRKIRDGMAEECLIKSWETHNGTACRGVNWDRHTLHELRAAVTCVGGHCLASLCELLTQDYRSWSSGMPDLLLWRFNGEYSGEAKLVEVKGPRDRLSEQQRAWLLLLMDCGFVVEVCKVKPL; encoded by the exons ATGCTGACTGGAAGAGAAAGCTTGGTTCGTTTGATCGGAAAACGGCGTCGCTTCCTTCCCAATCGCCATTCCATTCTCTCCCAAACCCTTCCTCCTAACCAG AGCTGCTTTGATATTTGTTCTGATAATAGCGGTTCTGGAATTCAGTTGGGGAAGGATGATGACTTGAAACGATTGAAGTCTTTTGGGGATAATGAGCATGAGAATGCACTGTCTTCAAGTAGTGTTGTAGATTGTCCCGTTTGTGGGTCTAAGATTCCTGGGAATAACAATGAGATCAATTCTCATTTGG ATGCTTGTCTGTTGCGAGGAACTAAGCGGAAACTAACGCAACGCACCCTCCTTCAGTTAAACTTCAGCCCTGTATTATCCAAAGTCAAAATTGTTCCTGATGAGTTGGTTGAGTCAGACAATCCGGGTATTGTACCACTGTCACCACCTGAAACAATTGCTCGGGAGGAAATTGAGGATAGTGGATCTGAAGAATTGACTGGAAAGGAAAGCCTGCTCATTGATAGCGAGATTGATTGTATGGTTAGCAGCTCATCCTTTTGCCCGAAGAATGAGATGGCTGAATTGCCAATGGATGATTGTAAACCTGACACATTTGAAGCTACACTTGATACTTTTATTGTTGGCCGGAGATATGCTGATCGTGAGGAGATATCTCCTGGTCTTACCATTGCTCTTTCAAGAGACCCTTATAATGTTAAGGATTCCAATGCCATAAAG GTTGTGTCTTCGGATTCTGCAGGCTGTAAGTTATTAGGTTTTCTCCCCCGTGAGCTAGCACAATATATATCTCCTCTAGTTGACGAGTATGGCTTTCGTTTTCTG GGAAGTGTCATTTCTGTTCCTGAGAATTCTCTTGAAAATGTCCCAATTCGCCTCCAGAGAACATCGGATGGTGAAAGAAACTATGGAGATGAGACATTTAATTGCTTATGGAGAAAAGCTCAATCTGTAAGCAGGAATCCACCTCAATCTGCAAAGTATCAGCTGAATTTTTGTCTTATGCTACAAGAGGTGTTAAGAAATAATACTCACCTTCTAACAGAAGATGAAAAAACCTATCTGg AGTCATTCACTTTACTCTCAAATGACAGTCAGAGGATTTTTATTCGGCTATACACCAGAAAAG GTCCTTGGTTTCGCATGTCTAGTATATCATATCCTGAAATAATGGATGTTCACAAGGCAGTCAAGGAACTCGAtg AGAAGGGATATATGTGTTCTATGGAAGAAGCACATCAACTGTCTGAAAGTGATGTGAGTGATATCTTGAATATACTATCTGTCTCTGAGCTACGCGAAATTTGGCGTATGCTTGAAAAG AGTTGTGGTCGTGGGATGAAGAAGCAAGATCTCGTGTCATCTCTGGTTTCTACATATGCAGATGGACTATG TCCTGGCCTATCcattatgattatgaatagaaCTGGCTCCTGTGTTAGAATTTCTTCAAAAGCTGAATCTCTCATATGGCGTACTGAG AGACTTTTCTTCTTAAATGGAGAGCAGGATCTCTCGTCCTTTCTGTTGGTTGATATGGGAAAAGTGAAGTATCCAACTTACAACTGCATCTTATCGGAGTCAGTTTTTTCAAATCGCAGGGATCTGCTCTCATATGAAGAG ATTATGGATGAAGCTCTTGGTGCAAATAGAACTGACACAGTGTTGAGGTGTATAAAGATTGCTGAATCTCATATATCTGCTGCTTTACCCATCCAGTACTTGACCTCTGAATCTGTAATTACAATCCGCCATTTATTTACTGCATCATGGGTTTACTCCAAGGTCGTCATATTAGGGATATCCTTTCTTGAGCAAGAACGCAG GTATAGGGATGCAATTGACCTACTAAAGTGGCTGCTAAATTGTTTCACTTGTGATGTAAGAAGAGGGTATTGGACATTGAGGTTATCAGTTGACCTGGAGCACCTTGGCTACACTGAGGAGAGCCTTCAAGTTGCTGAAAATGGGTTGCTGGATCCCTGGGTACGTGCTGGTTCAAGAATGGCATTGCAAAGGCGAGTTGTTCGCTTAGGAAAACCACCAAGGCGATGGAAAGTTCCTAGTTTTTCAAGGTCTGCTATGAGGAAGATCCCTGAG GTTTATGTTCAAGGGAGACCCATAAATTCTGATTTGGGAGCAAAGAGCAGGTTCTACAATGAAGAGGGAGAGCAATGTGGAGTTGAAGAACTTGCTTTGTATTATTATGCCGGGGAAGGAGGTGGATGGCAAGGTGTCCACACAGAGAGTGGCATTTGGTTAACCATTTTTGGGCTTCTAATGTGGGATGTCATATTTGCTGATGTGCCAAATGTCTTCTATACTAGATTTCAG AATGCTCCTTTGGATTTGGGTACCGATAGCTTTTATTCAGTGAGAAAGAGTAGCATAGAATCCCATCTGCGGAAAATTCGCGATGGCATGGCTGAGGAATGTCTAATAAAGTCATGGGAAACCCATAATGGAACGGCTTGTAGAGGGGTTAATTGGGACCGCCATACCTTACACGAGCTACGTGCTGCTGTTACTTGCGTCGGGGGCCATTGTTTGGCTTCTCTTTGTGAACTTCTTACTCAAGACTATCGGAGCTGGTCTAGTGGAATGCCTGATTTGCTGCTATGGCGTTTCAATGGAGAATACAGCGGTGAAGCCAAGCTTGTTGAAGTGAAAGGCCCAAGGGATCGTCTCTCCGAACAGCAGAGAGCATGGCTACTATTGCTCATGGATTGTGGATTTGTCGTTGAGGTATGTAAAGTGAAACCTTTGTAG
- the LOC112744826 gene encoding fanconi-associated nuclease 1 homolog isoform X1 gives MLTGRESLVRLIGKRRRFLPNRHSILSQTLPPNQSCFDICSDNSGSGIQLGKDDDLKRLKSFGDNEHENALSSSSVVDCPVCGSKIPGNNNEINSHLDACLLRGTKRKLTQRTLLQLNFSPVLSKVKIVPDELVESDNPGIVPLSPPETIAREEIEDSGSEELTGKESLLIDSEIDCMVSSSSFCPKNEMAELPMDDCKPDTFEATLDTFIVGRRYADREEISPGLTIALSRDPYNVKDSNAIKVVSSDSAGCKLLGFLPRELAQYISPLVDEYGFRFLGSVISVPENSLENVPIRLQRTSDGERNYGDETFNCLWRKAQSVSRNPPQSAKYQLNFCLMLQEVLRNNTHLLTEDEKTYLESFTLLSNDSQRIFIRLYTRKGPWFRMSSISYPEIMDVHKAVKELDEKGYMCSMEEAHQLSESDVSDILNILSVSELREIWRMLEKSCGRGMKKQDLVSSLVSTYADGLCPGLSIMIMNRTGSCVRISSKAESLIWRTERLFFLNGEQDLSSFLLVDMGKVKYPTYNCILSESVFSNRRDLLSYEEAIEVAQIMDEALGANRTDTVLRCIKIAESHISAALPIQYLTSESVITIRHLFTASWVYSKVVILGISFLEQERRYRDAIDLLKWLLNCFTCDVRRGYWTLRLSVDLEHLGYTEESLQVAENGLLDPWVRAGSRMALQRRVVRLGKPPRRWKVPSFSRSAMRKIPEVYVQGRPINSDLGAKSRFYNEEGEQCGVEELALYYYAGEGGGWQGVHTESGIWLTIFGLLMWDVIFADVPNVFYTRFQNAPLDLGTDSFYSVRKSSIESHLRKIRDGMAEECLIKSWETHNGTACRGVNWDRHTLHELRAAVTCVGGHCLASLCELLTQDYRSWSSGMPDLLLWRFNGEYSGEAKLVEVKGPRDRLSEQQRAWLLLLMDCGFVVEVCKVKPL, from the exons ATGCTGACTGGAAGAGAAAGCTTGGTTCGTTTGATCGGAAAACGGCGTCGCTTCCTTCCCAATCGCCATTCCATTCTCTCCCAAACCCTTCCTCCTAACCAG AGCTGCTTTGATATTTGTTCTGATAATAGCGGTTCTGGAATTCAGTTGGGGAAGGATGATGACTTGAAACGATTGAAGTCTTTTGGGGATAATGAGCATGAGAATGCACTGTCTTCAAGTAGTGTTGTAGATTGTCCCGTTTGTGGGTCTAAGATTCCTGGGAATAACAATGAGATCAATTCTCATTTGG ATGCTTGTCTGTTGCGAGGAACTAAGCGGAAACTAACGCAACGCACCCTCCTTCAGTTAAACTTCAGCCCTGTATTATCCAAAGTCAAAATTGTTCCTGATGAGTTGGTTGAGTCAGACAATCCGGGTATTGTACCACTGTCACCACCTGAAACAATTGCTCGGGAGGAAATTGAGGATAGTGGATCTGAAGAATTGACTGGAAAGGAAAGCCTGCTCATTGATAGCGAGATTGATTGTATGGTTAGCAGCTCATCCTTTTGCCCGAAGAATGAGATGGCTGAATTGCCAATGGATGATTGTAAACCTGACACATTTGAAGCTACACTTGATACTTTTATTGTTGGCCGGAGATATGCTGATCGTGAGGAGATATCTCCTGGTCTTACCATTGCTCTTTCAAGAGACCCTTATAATGTTAAGGATTCCAATGCCATAAAG GTTGTGTCTTCGGATTCTGCAGGCTGTAAGTTATTAGGTTTTCTCCCCCGTGAGCTAGCACAATATATATCTCCTCTAGTTGACGAGTATGGCTTTCGTTTTCTG GGAAGTGTCATTTCTGTTCCTGAGAATTCTCTTGAAAATGTCCCAATTCGCCTCCAGAGAACATCGGATGGTGAAAGAAACTATGGAGATGAGACATTTAATTGCTTATGGAGAAAAGCTCAATCTGTAAGCAGGAATCCACCTCAATCTGCAAAGTATCAGCTGAATTTTTGTCTTATGCTACAAGAGGTGTTAAGAAATAATACTCACCTTCTAACAGAAGATGAAAAAACCTATCTGg AGTCATTCACTTTACTCTCAAATGACAGTCAGAGGATTTTTATTCGGCTATACACCAGAAAAG GTCCTTGGTTTCGCATGTCTAGTATATCATATCCTGAAATAATGGATGTTCACAAGGCAGTCAAGGAACTCGAtg AGAAGGGATATATGTGTTCTATGGAAGAAGCACATCAACTGTCTGAAAGTGATGTGAGTGATATCTTGAATATACTATCTGTCTCTGAGCTACGCGAAATTTGGCGTATGCTTGAAAAG AGTTGTGGTCGTGGGATGAAGAAGCAAGATCTCGTGTCATCTCTGGTTTCTACATATGCAGATGGACTATG TCCTGGCCTATCcattatgattatgaatagaaCTGGCTCCTGTGTTAGAATTTCTTCAAAAGCTGAATCTCTCATATGGCGTACTGAG AGACTTTTCTTCTTAAATGGAGAGCAGGATCTCTCGTCCTTTCTGTTGGTTGATATGGGAAAAGTGAAGTATCCAACTTACAACTGCATCTTATCGGAGTCAGTTTTTTCAAATCGCAGGGATCTGCTCTCATATGAAGAG GCCATTGAAGTGGCCCAGATTATGGATGAAGCTCTTGGTGCAAATAGAACTGACACAGTGTTGAGGTGTATAAAGATTGCTGAATCTCATATATCTGCTGCTTTACCCATCCAGTACTTGACCTCTGAATCTGTAATTACAATCCGCCATTTATTTACTGCATCATGGGTTTACTCCAAGGTCGTCATATTAGGGATATCCTTTCTTGAGCAAGAACGCAG GTATAGGGATGCAATTGACCTACTAAAGTGGCTGCTAAATTGTTTCACTTGTGATGTAAGAAGAGGGTATTGGACATTGAGGTTATCAGTTGACCTGGAGCACCTTGGCTACACTGAGGAGAGCCTTCAAGTTGCTGAAAATGGGTTGCTGGATCCCTGGGTACGTGCTGGTTCAAGAATGGCATTGCAAAGGCGAGTTGTTCGCTTAGGAAAACCACCAAGGCGATGGAAAGTTCCTAGTTTTTCAAGGTCTGCTATGAGGAAGATCCCTGAG GTTTATGTTCAAGGGAGACCCATAAATTCTGATTTGGGAGCAAAGAGCAGGTTCTACAATGAAGAGGGAGAGCAATGTGGAGTTGAAGAACTTGCTTTGTATTATTATGCCGGGGAAGGAGGTGGATGGCAAGGTGTCCACACAGAGAGTGGCATTTGGTTAACCATTTTTGGGCTTCTAATGTGGGATGTCATATTTGCTGATGTGCCAAATGTCTTCTATACTAGATTTCAG AATGCTCCTTTGGATTTGGGTACCGATAGCTTTTATTCAGTGAGAAAGAGTAGCATAGAATCCCATCTGCGGAAAATTCGCGATGGCATGGCTGAGGAATGTCTAATAAAGTCATGGGAAACCCATAATGGAACGGCTTGTAGAGGGGTTAATTGGGACCGCCATACCTTACACGAGCTACGTGCTGCTGTTACTTGCGTCGGGGGCCATTGTTTGGCTTCTCTTTGTGAACTTCTTACTCAAGACTATCGGAGCTGGTCTAGTGGAATGCCTGATTTGCTGCTATGGCGTTTCAATGGAGAATACAGCGGTGAAGCCAAGCTTGTTGAAGTGAAAGGCCCAAGGGATCGTCTCTCCGAACAGCAGAGAGCATGGCTACTATTGCTCATGGATTGTGGATTTGTCGTTGAGGTATGTAAAGTGAAACCTTTGTAG